The proteins below come from a single Eucalyptus grandis isolate ANBG69807.140 chromosome 3, ASM1654582v1, whole genome shotgun sequence genomic window:
- the LOC104429108 gene encoding dormancy-associated protein 2-like: protein MAGFKLGLALSFVILLLLSEGVSSAFQTRKIGVHVKKFNGGGGSHASGGGGGHAGGGSHAGGGGYVGSGGSGYKGDGAHMGIGGVSNGGHVKPGGGANRHRGTQRSSAIGTRPSLPLASAVRSSLLLGLLFLLQL from the coding sequence ATGGCGGGGTTCAAGTTGGGGCTTGCCCTTTCGTTTGTAATTCTTCTGTTGCTGAGCGAGGGCGTCTCGTCCGCCTTCCAAACGAGAAAGATTGGAGTCCACGTGAAGAAGTTTAATGGTGGCGGTGGCAGTCACGcaagcggtggcggcggcggtcaTGCAGGAGGCGGGAGTCATGCAGGTGGTGGGGGTTATGTGGGCAGTGGCGGCAGCGGTTACAAGGGCGACGGGGCTCACATGGGAATTGGCGGCGTCAGCAATGGCGGTCATGTCAAGCCAGGGGGTGGAGCTAATCGCCACAGAGGGACTCAAAGGTCCTCGGCCATCGGAACTCGCCCATCGTTGCCGCTCGCCTCCGCTGTCCGTTCCTCTCTTCTCCTCGGTCTCCTGTTCTTGCTTCAGCTCTAG
- the LOC120291876 gene encoding RNA-binding protein cabeza-like — translation MATFRFTPLALFFVVLLLLSGSPRSSAHEVTVFMDETIRQQQQRQLSDNVWSPFRVRKIGTHVVKRLGGGGGGGGGGSGGGHLGGGGGGGGRTGEPGCWWWRQWRWRRPWRHSHLAAASSAAHSHRDS, via the coding sequence ATGGCCACGTTTAGATTCACGCCACTCGCCCTTTTCTTTGTGGTTCTCTTGCTGCTGTCTGGATCTCCCCGGAGCTCGGCTCACGAGGTCACCGTGTTCATGGACGAAACTATTCGCCAGCAGCAACAGCGACAATTGAGCGACAACGTTTGGTCTCCCTTCCGAGTGAGAAAGATCGGCACCCATGTGGTGAAAAGGCTGGGTGGCGGTgggggcggcggtggcggcggcagtggGGGTGGTCATTtaggtggcggtggcggtggcggtggtcgCACGGGGGAGCCGGGGTGTTGGTGGTGGCGGCAATGGCGATGGCGGCGGCCGTGGCGCCACTCCCATCTGGCGGCTGCCAGTAGTGCAGCCCATTCCCACCGGGACTCATGA